Proteins encoded by one window of Asterias rubens chromosome 18, eAstRub1.3, whole genome shotgun sequence:
- the LOC117302311 gene encoding uncharacterized protein LOC117302311 — MAFLLSSVKKQGLFIVILSLLCSLSLSTFTVHELKSRFWPISDPNTFGIASKSFGTTASAKLEKSAGKTSGIFTTEDGRPVVVFDDVLDYRLLVAWEQYIHLGGIWRFQNGYSENSGISWTATFDAGVFKNSETGRRILSLVKSLPKHHGKGSGDGEYKPYKVVCNILRRGDVIKVHRDADKAEGEFTAILYLNQLWRQNDYGDLLLYEDRDIFSTVSPKFNRVIIWDSSIEYLTRPPSMGFKQSQLFLMVHFTRNQTKVEEAEQTRRQLLAHHEKAAQEVFPSMVGAVPVMDVGKYVTQKYTSANGKKIYVFDDLFSKEDLDKLRTFTVDHGNYFFDDSIDADSDNVQWIAAFSIDNFTQTTVWNITRQVAKYVSGTDEWFPYDVACNVIRSFDYTRIHEDCEVQEDEWTFLIYLNPNWTGDLYGETVFKESKLEDAENIASVLPRYGRVALFQGIIPHSARPPSTMFTEARLSFAVKLSVNPVVARLKMWKQEFTHEEYMHQSTLALLKYYNDPNLEGYYKKLLLEAVKEQNEVEYIQRQEFLKGFQEGSWAKADYDHDEEDEEEFEFEENRPFDIEFQEINRRRKYIFSLFKKFGDDAEALTTHYMQFVQDNQVMKKMYVKEMEQLI, encoded by the exons ATGGCATTTTTATTGAGTTCAGTCAAGAAACAAGGGCTTTTTATTGTGATTTTATCACTCTTATGCAGCCTTTCACTTTCGACTTTCACTGTTCACGAATTAAAGTCTCGTTTTTGGCCCATTTCTGACCCAAACACTTTTGGCATTGCTTCAAAAAGTTTCGGAACGACGGCCAGTGCTAAATTGGAAAAGAGCGCAGGTAAAACATCGGGCATTTTTACAACAGAAGACGGTCGTCCAGTCGTCGTATTTGACGATGTTTTAGACTATAGGTTGCTTGTGGCTTGGGAGCAATATATCCACCTTGGCGGAATTTGGAG ATTTCAGAATGGATATTCTGAGAACAGCGGTATTTCCTGGACAGCAACCTTCGATGCCGGGGTGTTCAAAAACTCGGAAACTGGCAGACGTATTTTAAGCCTTGTGAAAAGTTTACCTAAGCATCATGGGAAGGGTAGTGGTGATGGGGAGTACAAACCGTACAAAGTTGTCTGTAACATCCTCAGAAG GGGTGATGTGATTAAAGTTCATCGAGATGCTGATAAGGCAGAGGGCGAGTTTACTGCCATTCTTTACTTGAACCAGCTGTGGCGTCAAAACGACTACGGAGATTTATTACTTTACGAGGATAGAGACATCTTTTCAACTGTGTCTCCAAAGTTCAACAGAGTTATCATATGGGACAGCTCAATAG AGTATCTGACCAGACCACCCAGCATGGGTTTCAAACAGTCGCAGCTATTCCTGATGGTTCACTTCACTCGAAATCAAACCAAAGTGGAGGAGGCAGAGCAGACTCGACGGCAACTTTTAGCTCATCATGAAAAAGCAGCTCAAGAAGTCTTCCCTAGCATGGTTGGAGCGGTGCCTGTAATGGATGTAGGAAAATACGTGACACAG AAATACACATCGGCAAATGGAAAGAAGATCTACGTGTTCGATGATCTGTTTTCCAAGGAAGATCTGGATAAACTAAGAACCTTCACCGTCGACCACG gaAATTATTTCTTCGATGACAGTATCGACGCAGACAGTGACAATGTCCAGTGGATTGCTGCTTTTAGTATTGATAACTTCACCCAAACTACAGTATGGAATATCACAAGACAAGTTGCCAAATATGTctcag GGACGGATGAATGGTTCCCGTATGATGTCGCATGTAACGTGATCCGATCGTTCGACTACACAAGAATCCACGAAGATTGTGAGGTACAAGAAGACGAGTGGACGTTCCTTATCTATCTCAACCCAAACTGGACGGGAGACTTGTACGGTGAAACGGTGTTCAAAGAAAGTAAACTTGAGGACGCTGAAAATATAGCGA GTGTCCTTCCTCGTTATGGTAGAGTTGCTCTGTTTCAGGGTATCATTCCGCACTCTGCAAGACCACCAAGTACTATGTTCACCGAGGCAAG ACTGAGTTTTGCCGTCAAGCTTTCTGTGAATCCAGTTGTAGCGAGACTCAAAATGTGGAAGCAGGAATTTACACATGAGGAGTACATGCATCAGTCGACCCTAGCGCTTCTCAAGTATTACAAT GATCCGAATCTAGAAGGTTACTACAAGAAACTTCTCCTCGAAGCCGTTAAAGAACAGAATGAGGTGGAGTATATACAGAGACAGGAATTCCTGAAAGGTTTTCAAGAAGGGAGTTGGGCTAAAGCGGATTATGATCATGATGAAGAGGACGAAGAAGAATTTGAGTTTGAAGAAAATCGCCCCTTTGacattg AGTTTCAAGAGATCAACCGCAGAAGGAAGtatattttttctctcttcaaGAAGTTTGGTGATGATGCAGAAGCCTTGACGACTCACTACATGCAATTTGTCCAAGACAATCAAGTTATGAAGAAGATGTACGTTAAGGAAATGGAACAACTCATTTGA
- the LOC117302312 gene encoding protein phosphatase 1 regulatory subunit 7-like, with protein sequence MSEEGTSVNSSSVANIAITGTIPIITISTHRDPTQQPVKLPKLPSNRYRYTVWHELRSNEITGDGLHNPRVRRAPKVKDKIFHTIQDEHGDKLNHGKKGQEKKEYEKKMENWENCQAVNLSYQELADRYQMENFLRILKRLIRAKTIQLINDDIEDLSKVSFPACSLLNLNNNYLKSFKKLPKCQNLKILNLSDNSIKTLDGLQSLQNSGLVTMDLRRNPVCFTEHYRQRVFQILPDLRELDGIPRLTSDIDGDLTKAGCVIS encoded by the exons ATGAGTGAagaagg gacatcggtaaacagtagcAGCGTTGCTAACATTGCAATCACTGGTACCATACCTATCATCACTATCAGCACACACAGAGATCCAACTCAGCAACCAGTTAAACTACCCAAG CTTCCGAGCAACCGTTACCGCTACACAGTCTGGCATGAGCTCCGCAGCAATGAGATTACAGGGGATGGTTTACACAACCCAAGGGTCAGACGAGCTCCAAAGGTCAAGGATAAGATCTTTCATACGATCCAGGACGAACACGGAGACAAACTCAATCACGGCAAGAAAGGCCAGGAGAAGAAGGAATATGAAAAGAAGATGGAGAACTGGGAGAATTGCCAA GCTGTCAACCTTTCATATCAAGAGCTAGCAGACAGATACCAAATGGAGAATTTCCTTCGTATTTTAAAGAGACTCATCAGAGCCAAGACCATCCAACTCATCAATGACGACATCGAAGACCTCAGCAAAGTGTCATTCCCAGC atGCAGCCTTCTCAACCTgaacaacaattatttaaaatctTTCAAG aaacTTCCAAAGTGTCAAAATCTGAAGATACTTAATCTAAGTGATAATTCCATCAAGACTCTGGATGGTCTGCAGAGTCTGCAGAACAGTGGCCTAGTCACCATGGATCTCAGGCGTAATCCTGTGTGCTTCACGGAACACTACAGACAAAG aGTGTTCCAGATTCTGCCGGATTTGCGAGAGTTGGACGGAATCCCTCGTTTGACCTCTGACATTGATGGAGACCTTACTAAAGCTGGTTGTGTGATATCATAG